ATTACTTTCAATTGTTTTATTGAGCGTTCGAATCGCTTTCGCGGCGTCGCTGTGCCAGGATTTTTTCCTTAAGGAAGCTCCAGAGCCCTCCTTTACCGTGGAAGATCATCGCCTTCGATGGGCTCAAGAAAAGACCGCCGACGGATTACTCCCCATAGGATTTGGCAATTCGGGCAATGTCTATATCTATAGAGAAAGCTCGGGTGAGCTGAAGATTGCTAAAATCTATCACGCCGACCGTGCCCATCTCCTCGATCGAGACACAAGAGGTCTCCGTTTTGTAAAACAGCTCTTCGACACCGATCGCAGTCACTTCTCAAACCTTAAAGTCGTTTCTCCAGAAATTATAGAAAACTTTAATGGTGTTAAGGGAAATCGAGCCATGAGCACCCCGTATGTCGAAGGAATTAATCTCCATAAGTTATTGATCTCGGATGACTACCCAAAGTCTCTGCGCCTAAAAGCGACGGAGCTCTACCAAGCGTTAACTCTCGAGTTGATCAACGATATGCACATCAGGAACATCCGCTTTGAAGTCACTCCCGAGCGACCCGTTTATTTTATAGATAAGATGATCGATGGTTTAAGCATTTTGCGCATCGAGAGCGATCCACCGCTTCTGATCAAAACCGATAACTTAATTTATAATCCCGCAGATAATACATTAACTTTGGTAGATCCGTACTAGAGACGACGGTAGAGGCGGCCGATAGAACCGCTACTTAAGACACTGCAGATATTTTTGAACAGTCACTTGCCAGCCAAAATCTAAAGCATCGCAAACCAGTGCATGCCCAATAGAGACCTCTTTAAGAAAAGGAATGGCGCGAGCGAAAGTCGATAAGTTGTGTAAATTGAGATCGTGTCCCGCATTCACATCAAGCCCCATAGTTTGAGCCAGCTCGGCACACTGCTGATAGATTTTTAGAACTTCATTCTGCTGAGGAGTGCCAAAGGCCTCACAATAGGCCTCGGTGTAGAGTTCAATGCGATCCACACCCATGTCCCGCATTTCAATGAGCTCTTGAGTGGTGATCGTATAAGGATCCACAAAAAGCGAAACACGAATCCCGCGCTCTTTAAGGAGTGGAACTGCAGTCTGCAGAACTTTTTCATTCCCTTTCATTCTCCACCCCGCATTGGAAGTGATCACATGAGGAGAATCCGGGACCAAAGTACACTGCGCTGGCAAAATATCTGTCACCTTAATCAAAAACTCATTGGAGGGATAACCTTCGATATTGAGCTCCACAGAGATATGAGCCTTAAGCGCCTCGACATCCGTCCAACGCACATGACGCTCATCCGGCCGCGGATGAACCGTAATCCCCTGCCCCCCATAACTAATAATCTTTAAAGCCGCCTGCAAAACATCAGGCAAATGCTTCCCGCGAGCATTCCGCAAGGTCGCCACTTTATTCACATTTACGCTTAGGATGGCCATGGACCCTAATATATTCTTACAAGTCCATGAAGTGAAGCTAATTATCAAAAATATGTCTCACTTTTGATACACTCTTAAGATCAAATATCGAACTATCCAACAACCAGATGAACTCGACTAAAGTTCAAATTGCAATGCTATTAGCTATCATCATAAAGCAAAACTATCACTTATACCGACAAGCGTAATTATGCAGACTGCAAAGAAATTGAAGCCTTTAATGCCTGATATCCAAAATCGAGAGATCAAGCGACTCGAGATACGCCGAGGGGACGGACTTGAGGCTAATGCAAAAATAAATGAAAACTCGTCATATAAAGTCTCAATTTTCGATCTTAATCCCTTTGGAGCATGTATTAGTATTAATCCTGAAATGGCGGCAAGCCTAACAAAAGACGAAAAAATAGAAATAACAATACTACTCCCAGACAAATTATCGATCACTTATTTAGCAATTATAAAATGGATACGAACAGAAAAAAATAGTATCAAAGCAGGATTAGAATTTATCGAACAGTTTGAACCATATCCTTCGTCTATTCCCATCGCAGAGGAATCGTATTTTTTCAAAGTCCCTGAAGATTTTCAGATCACAGCGTTTTATTACAAACACTACATGTTCTTAGAGAGAGGAACCGCGAAAATAACGGGAATCTCAGAAAAAATGTGGAAAGTT
Above is a genomic segment from Bdellovibrionales bacterium containing:
- a CDS encoding pyridoxine 5'-phosphate synthase, whose product is MAILSVNVNKVATLRNARGKHLPDVLQAALKIISYGGQGITVHPRPDERHVRWTDVEALKAHISVELNIEGYPSNEFLIKVTDILPAQCTLVPDSPHVITSNAGWRMKGNEKVLQTAVPLLKERGIRVSLFVDPYTITTQELIEMRDMGVDRIELYTEAYCEAFGTPQQNEVLKIYQQCAELAQTMGLDVNAGHDLNLHNLSTFARAIPFLKEVSIGHALVCDALDFGWQVTVQKYLQCLK